A stretch of the Halomonas sp. CH40 genome encodes the following:
- a CDS encoding DsbC family protein translates to MRRLSLLPLVLGGALLSTTAIAQSVPEALTETLSVNGQPMPVENVNATPLQGIYQVQLTNGETFYANADGSYFLVGDLYANQEDGLVNLTEQERNQERAEVIAAIPEEERIVFRSVDEPEATIVVFTDTSCPYCTRLHETVPELNEAGVAVHYLAFPRSGMNSEAARVMQQAWCADNPQQALTDAKQGKALSGSASCDNPVASQYQTGIALGVQGTPAIILPDGELVPGFMPPERLLAMLGLDAE, encoded by the coding sequence ATGCGTCGTCTCTCACTATTACCCCTGGTTCTCGGGGGTGCGCTGTTGTCCACGACGGCCATTGCGCAATCTGTGCCGGAAGCACTAACCGAAACGCTGAGCGTCAACGGCCAGCCAATGCCGGTGGAAAACGTTAATGCAACGCCGCTGCAAGGTATCTACCAGGTACAGCTGACCAACGGTGAAACATTTTATGCCAATGCCGATGGTAGCTATTTTCTGGTCGGTGATCTGTACGCCAACCAGGAAGACGGCCTGGTCAACCTGACCGAGCAGGAGCGTAATCAGGAGCGCGCTGAGGTGATTGCCGCTATTCCTGAAGAAGAGCGGATTGTCTTTCGCAGTGTGGACGAGCCGGAAGCGACCATAGTGGTGTTTACCGATACCAGCTGCCCTTACTGCACACGCCTGCATGAAACCGTGCCTGAGCTGAATGAGGCCGGTGTGGCCGTGCATTATCTCGCCTTCCCACGCAGCGGTATGAATAGCGAGGCCGCCCGTGTTATGCAGCAGGCTTGGTGCGCTGATAATCCTCAGCAAGCCTTGACCGATGCCAAGCAGGGTAAGGCACTTTCAGGCAGCGCCAGCTGCGATAATCCGGTAGCATCCCAGTACCAGACAGGTATTGCGCTGGGCGTTCAGGGTACACCCGCCATCATCCTGCCAGACGGTGAGCTGGTGCCAGGCTTTATGCCGCCAGAGCGGCTGCTTGCCATGCTCGGCCTGGACGCAGAGTAA
- the xerD gene encoding site-specific tyrosine recombinase XerD: MDLIDAFLDALWLERGASEHTLAAYRRDLSAWQGYLAEQGDTLTTSSSEQLVNWFEQRRAQGYQLRSNARLLSSLRSFYRWARLNAYVDSDPLATIKLPRVTPGLPGTLDEAEVVRLLEAPDTSTPLGVRDRAMLELLYACGLRVSELVGLTLDALNLNQGVVRVRGKGDKDRLIPLGEEAGAWLERYLRSARNELMSDPMRPALFPGRANRAMTRQTFWHRIKAHALTAGISKPLSPHTLRHAFATHLLNHGANLRVVQLLLGHSDLSTTQIYIYVAQARLENLHAHHHPRG, translated from the coding sequence ATGGACCTGATAGATGCTTTCCTGGATGCCCTGTGGCTGGAGCGCGGTGCCAGCGAACATACCCTGGCTGCCTATCGCCGCGACCTGTCAGCTTGGCAGGGTTATCTGGCAGAGCAGGGGGATACCCTGACGACGTCTTCATCAGAACAGTTGGTCAACTGGTTTGAGCAGCGGCGTGCCCAGGGCTATCAGTTGCGCAGTAACGCCCGACTACTCTCCAGCTTACGCAGCTTCTACCGCTGGGCGCGTTTGAATGCCTATGTCGACAGCGACCCATTAGCCACTATAAAGTTGCCACGGGTGACACCCGGGCTGCCAGGTACCCTGGATGAAGCCGAGGTGGTTCGCCTGCTTGAAGCGCCTGATACGTCCACGCCTTTAGGGGTGCGTGATCGCGCCATGCTCGAATTGCTGTATGCCTGTGGCTTGCGTGTCTCCGAGCTAGTAGGCTTGACGCTGGATGCGCTGAATCTGAACCAGGGGGTGGTCAGGGTGCGCGGTAAAGGCGACAAGGACCGTTTGATACCGTTAGGCGAAGAAGCGGGCGCCTGGCTTGAACGCTACCTGCGCAGTGCGCGCAACGAGCTGATGTCAGACCCGATGCGGCCTGCGCTGTTTCCAGGCAGAGCCAACCGTGCCATGACGCGCCAGACCTTCTGGCACCGTATCAAGGCCCATGCGCTGACGGCCGGTATCAGTAAGCCGCTTTCCCCGCATACCCTGAGACATGCCTTTGCAACGCATTTATTGAATCATGGGGCCAATTTAAGGGTCGTACAGCTGTTGTTGGGTCATAGCGATTTGTCCACAACGCAAATTTATATATATGTGGCTCAGGCGCGCCTGGAAAATCTGCACGCTCACCACCATCCAAGAGGTTAA
- the thrC gene encoding threonine synthase, whose protein sequence is MRYVSTRGQAPALSFEEVVLTGLANDGGLYVPETLPHFSAEALADMAGLSYAEIAFRVMKPFVNGEIDDDTFRGLVTDAYATFNHDAVLPLKQLDANHFLLEQFHGPTLAFKDVALQLLGRLLDHFLKKRNERAVIMGATSGDTGSAAIEGCRHCDNLDIFILHPHNRVSEVQRRQMTTVLANNVFNVAIEGNFDDAQAMVKQSFANQDFLNGTRLVAVNSINWARIMAQIVYYVAAGVALGAPHREVSFSVPSANFGNVFAGYMAYKMGLPVKQFIIATNANDILHRTLTANDFSKRELAATLAPSMDIVVSSNFERLLFDAYERDGDAVAALLERFQTEPTALAEAPLATLREKFSSYSVDDATILEVIREAHHRTGEILDPHTATGYRAAERARADQSTPMVTLATAHPAKFAEAVVKAGFQGVPLPTHMDDLLEREERYSVLPATLEAVQQFVVDNRR, encoded by the coding sequence ATGCGCTACGTCAGTACTCGCGGGCAAGCGCCTGCCCTGTCGTTTGAAGAAGTGGTGCTTACTGGTCTGGCAAATGACGGCGGTCTCTATGTGCCGGAAACCCTACCGCATTTCTCCGCTGAAGCGCTCGCCGATATGGCGGGCCTTTCCTATGCAGAGATTGCCTTTCGGGTCATGAAGCCGTTTGTGAATGGTGAGATCGACGACGACACCTTCCGTGGTCTGGTCACCGATGCCTATGCCACCTTCAATCATGATGCTGTCTTGCCTCTTAAGCAGCTGGATGCCAATCACTTTCTGCTTGAGCAGTTCCACGGCCCGACCCTGGCTTTCAAGGATGTCGCCCTGCAGTTGCTCGGGCGGCTGCTGGATCACTTCCTGAAAAAGCGCAACGAGCGCGCCGTCATCATGGGTGCCACTTCCGGGGATACCGGTTCGGCGGCGATTGAAGGCTGCCGTCACTGCGATAACCTGGATATCTTTATCCTTCACCCGCATAACCGCGTCTCTGAGGTACAGCGCCGCCAGATGACTACGGTGCTGGCGAACAATGTTTTCAATGTGGCCATTGAAGGCAACTTCGATGATGCCCAGGCGATGGTCAAGCAAAGCTTTGCCAACCAGGACTTCCTCAATGGCACCCGCCTGGTAGCGGTAAACTCGATCAACTGGGCGCGCATCATGGCGCAGATCGTCTACTACGTTGCCGCTGGAGTAGCGTTGGGCGCACCGCACCGTGAGGTCAGCTTTAGTGTGCCCTCGGCCAACTTTGGTAATGTTTTTGCAGGTTATATGGCGTACAAGATGGGCCTGCCGGTCAAGCAGTTCATTATTGCCACCAATGCCAACGACATTCTGCACCGCACTCTGACGGCCAATGATTTCTCCAAGCGTGAGCTGGCGGCGACCCTGGCTCCTTCCATGGACATCGTCGTATCGTCCAACTTTGAGCGCCTGCTGTTTGATGCCTATGAGCGTGATGGCGATGCCGTTGCGGCCCTGCTGGAGCGTTTCCAGACAGAGCCTACGGCCTTGGCAGAGGCACCGCTGGCGACGCTGCGTGAAAAGTTCTCCAGCTACAGTGTGGATGATGCCACTATTCTTGAAGTGATTCGTGAAGCCCATCACCGCACCGGTGAAATTCTCGACCCGCATACCGCTACTGGCTACCGTGCCGCCGAGCGTGCCCGCGCAGACCAGTCAACGCCTATGGTCACCCTGGCCACTGCCCACCCGGCCAAGTTTGCCGAAGCAGTGGTCAAAGCGGGCTTTCAGGGGGTACCGCTGCCCACCCATATGGATGATCTGCTGGAACGTGAAGAACGTTACAGCGTATTGCCTGCCACTCTGGAAGCGGTGCAGCAATTTGTGGTTGATAACCGCCGGTGA
- the ffh gene encoding signal recognition particle protein gives MFQNLSERLSQTLKSIKGQARLTDDNIQSTLREVRRALLEADVALPVVKDFIERVRERAVGQEVSKSLSPGQQFVKIVQQELEATMGEANEGLTLKGSPAVVLMAGLQGAGKTTSVAKLARYLREREKKKVLVVSADVYRPAAIDQLETLAKEVEVEFFPSRSDQKPVDIAMAAIKHARIQFHDVLLVDTAGRLAIDEAMMAEIQALHTAITPQETLFVVDAMTGQDAVNTAKAFNEALPLTGVILTKADGDARGGAALSVRHVTGKPIKFMGVGEKVDALEPFHPDRVASRILGMGDMLSLIEEAERTVDKSKAEQLAKKVKKGDGFDLEDFRDQLQQLKKMGGMSGLMGKLPGMGQMAEMAQGPGPEKELGKLEALINSMTPKERQKPEIINGSRKRRIAAGAGLQVPDLNRLLKQHKQMQKMMKKAGKKGGMQKMMRGMSGMMGGQGPGGPGGIGGMGGPGGPGGLPRR, from the coding sequence ATGTTTCAGAATCTTAGCGAGCGTCTTTCCCAGACGCTGAAGTCGATCAAGGGTCAGGCGCGCCTGACTGACGACAATATCCAGTCAACCCTTCGGGAAGTGCGCCGAGCGCTGCTGGAAGCTGACGTAGCGCTTCCTGTTGTCAAGGATTTCATCGAGCGCGTACGCGAACGGGCCGTAGGGCAGGAAGTTTCCAAGAGTCTTTCTCCGGGCCAGCAGTTCGTCAAGATTGTCCAGCAGGAACTTGAAGCGACCATGGGCGAGGCCAACGAAGGCCTGACGCTTAAAGGGTCGCCTGCGGTTGTGCTGATGGCAGGTTTGCAGGGCGCGGGTAAAACCACCTCTGTGGCCAAGCTGGCACGCTATCTGCGCGAGCGCGAGAAGAAGAAGGTGCTGGTGGTTTCCGCTGACGTTTACCGCCCGGCGGCTATCGACCAGCTGGAAACGCTGGCAAAAGAGGTTGAGGTGGAATTCTTCCCCTCCCGCTCTGACCAGAAACCGGTAGATATCGCCATGGCGGCCATCAAGCACGCCAGGATCCAGTTCCACGATGTACTTTTGGTGGATACCGCCGGTCGCCTTGCCATTGATGAAGCCATGATGGCGGAAATCCAGGCGCTGCATACAGCGATTACTCCCCAGGAAACCCTGTTCGTTGTTGACGCCATGACCGGCCAGGATGCGGTCAATACCGCCAAGGCGTTCAATGAAGCCCTGCCACTGACCGGTGTGATCCTGACCAAGGCTGACGGTGATGCCCGCGGGGGGGCAGCCCTGTCCGTGCGCCACGTCACTGGTAAGCCAATCAAGTTCATGGGGGTCGGTGAAAAAGTCGACGCTCTGGAACCCTTCCACCCGGATCGCGTGGCCTCACGCATTCTGGGCATGGGCGACATGCTGTCGCTGATCGAAGAAGCCGAGCGCACGGTCGACAAGTCCAAAGCCGAGCAGTTGGCCAAGAAGGTCAAGAAAGGTGATGGCTTTGATTTGGAAGACTTCCGCGACCAGCTCCAGCAGCTCAAGAAAATGGGCGGCATGAGTGGCCTGATGGGCAAGCTGCCCGGCATGGGGCAGATGGCCGAAATGGCACAAGGGCCAGGGCCTGAAAAGGAGCTGGGCAAACTTGAGGCGCTGATCAACTCGATGACGCCTAAGGAGCGCCAGAAGCCGGAAATTATCAATGGTTCGCGCAAACGTCGAATTGCCGCCGGTGCCGGGCTTCAGGTGCCCGACCTGAACCGTTTGCTGAAACAGCATAAACAGATGCAGAAGATGATGAAAAAAGCCGGTAAAAAAGGCGGCATGCAGAAAATGATGCGCGGAATGTCCGGCATGATGGGTGGCCAGGGGCCTGGCGGCCCAGGAGGCATAGGCGGAATGGGTGGCCCTGGCGGCCCGGGTGGTTTGCCCCGGCGCTAG
- the rplS gene encoding 50S ribosomal protein L19 yields the protein MSSKNKVIQALESEQMSKEIPPFAPGDTIVVQVKVKEGNRERLQAFEGVVIGKRNRGLNSAFTVRKISNGVGVERTFQTYSPLVDSIAVKRRGDVRQAKLYYLRERSGKSARIKEKLS from the coding sequence ATGAGTAGTAAGAACAAAGTGATCCAGGCGCTTGAGAGCGAGCAGATGAGCAAGGAAATTCCTCCCTTTGCTCCTGGCGATACCATTGTTGTCCAGGTTAAGGTCAAGGAAGGTAACCGCGAGCGTCTGCAGGCATTTGAAGGTGTGGTAATCGGTAAGCGTAACCGTGGCCTGAACTCCGCTTTCACCGTACGTAAAATTTCCAACGGTGTTGGCGTAGAGCGTACCTTCCAGACCTACAGCCCGCTGGTAGATTCAATTGCCGTCAAGCGTCGTGGTGATGTGCGTCAGGCCAAACTCTACTACCTCCGTGAGCGTAGTGGTAAGTCTGCACGTATCAAGGAAAAGCTGTCCTGA
- the trmD gene encoding tRNA (guanosine(37)-N1)-methyltransferase TrmD: protein MWIGVVSLFPEMFAALTQHGVTGRAVEKRQIALEFWNPRDYATDRHRSVDDRPYGGGPGMLMKVDTLRGAIADARQGALQATGKQPTVIYLSPQGRKLDQAGVQHLAQRSPLIVVAGRYEGIDERIVEHDIDEEWSIGDYVLSGGELPAMVLIDAAARLIPGVLGHQDSAVEDSFNDGLLDCPHYTRPEEIDGRKVPDVLLSGNHAAIKRWRMKQSLGRTWQRRPDLLESRELDKAQQKLLDEFIEEYARKAAVQGEDS, encoded by the coding sequence ATGTGGATCGGTGTTGTTTCCCTGTTTCCCGAGATGTTTGCTGCATTAACCCAGCACGGTGTCACCGGGCGAGCAGTCGAGAAACGCCAGATTGCACTGGAATTCTGGAACCCTCGCGATTACGCCACGGACCGTCATCGCAGCGTTGATGACCGCCCTTACGGCGGTGGTCCAGGCATGCTGATGAAGGTGGATACCTTACGTGGTGCCATTGCGGATGCACGCCAGGGTGCCTTGCAGGCAACAGGCAAGCAGCCAACGGTGATCTATCTTTCGCCCCAGGGGCGCAAGCTGGATCAGGCCGGTGTGCAGCATCTGGCGCAACGCAGCCCTTTAATTGTGGTGGCGGGGCGCTATGAAGGCATCGACGAACGTATCGTTGAACATGATATCGATGAAGAATGGTCAATTGGTGATTATGTGCTGAGCGGTGGTGAGCTGCCTGCCATGGTGCTGATTGACGCGGCGGCCAGACTGATTCCCGGTGTGCTGGGGCATCAGGATTCCGCCGTCGAGGACTCGTTTAACGACGGCCTGCTGGATTGTCCGCACTACACACGTCCTGAAGAAATTGATGGGCGCAAGGTGCCGGATGTGCTGCTGAGTGGCAATCATGCTGCCATTAAGCGCTGGCGCATGAAGCAATCCCTGGGGCGTACCTGGCAGCGGCGGCCAGACTTACTTGAAAGCCGCGAGCTGGATAAAGCCCAGCAGAAACTGTTGGATGAGTTCATCGAAGAATACGCCAGAAAGGCGGCGGTGCAGGGCGAAGACAGCTGA
- the rimM gene encoding ribosome maturation factor RimM (Essential for efficient processing of 16S rRNA): MTHNATQQSDDTYVVLGKLTSPHGVKGWLKVYAYTSPIDSIFDYSEWWVRQGETLKQLTVIQGRRQGKGLVVQLKGIDDRDAAEALAQADIVMPKSELPELADEEYYWHELEGLKVYTLAGECLGQVSYLFETGANDVMVVRGGQDAIDKRERLLPYLPGDVIIKVDLQAQRMEVDWDPEF, translated from the coding sequence ATGACGCATAACGCAACACAGCAATCAGACGACACCTATGTGGTGCTCGGCAAGCTGACTAGCCCTCATGGGGTGAAAGGATGGTTGAAGGTCTATGCCTATACGAGCCCGATCGACAGCATATTTGATTACTCTGAATGGTGGGTTCGCCAAGGCGAAACGCTGAAGCAGCTCACGGTAATTCAGGGGCGTCGGCAAGGTAAGGGGCTGGTTGTTCAGCTCAAAGGCATTGATGACCGTGATGCGGCTGAAGCATTGGCCCAGGCGGATATCGTCATGCCTAAAAGCGAGCTGCCCGAGCTTGCTGACGAAGAATACTACTGGCACGAGCTTGAAGGCCTGAAGGTTTATACGCTGGCTGGAGAGTGTTTGGGGCAGGTAAGTTATCTGTTCGAAACCGGTGCCAACGATGTCATGGTGGTGCGCGGTGGTCAGGATGCCATCGACAAGCGTGAGCGTTTACTGCCCTATCTGCCCGGTGATGTCATCATCAAGGTGGATCTTCAGGCACAGCGCATGGAAGTAGATTGGGACCCAGAATTTTGA
- the rpsP gene encoding 30S ribosomal protein S16 has protein sequence MVTIRLARGGAKKRPFYHLTVTDSRNARDGRFIERIGFFNPVARGQEERLRVDLERVAHWQSHGAQLSGRVAELVKEARKQA, from the coding sequence ATGGTTACCATTCGTTTGGCACGTGGTGGCGCCAAGAAGCGTCCCTTTTATCACCTCACCGTGACGGATTCGCGTAACGCCCGTGATGGTCGTTTCATCGAGCGTATCGGCTTCTTCAACCCGGTCGCCCGCGGCCAGGAAGAGCGTCTGCGTGTTGATCTGGAGCGTGTTGCTCACTGGCAGAGCCATGGCGCGCAGCTGTCTGGCCGTGTTGCTGAGTTGGTCAAAGAAGCACGCAAGCAGGCGTAA
- a CDS encoding VapC toxin family PIN domain ribonuclease, translating to MNAPSVLVDSSVWVDHFKYGNKVLVSLLEADRALSHPMVTAELACGTPPAPRTHTLHNISLLKPCQQASLQEVMAFIERDTLYGRGCGLVDICLLASTLITPDARLWTLDKRLASLADTMGVGCQPTMY from the coding sequence ATGAATGCTCCCAGCGTTCTGGTTGATTCCTCGGTATGGGTTGATCATTTCAAGTACGGAAATAAAGTACTGGTCAGTTTACTGGAAGCCGACCGCGCCCTGAGCCACCCCATGGTCACCGCCGAACTTGCCTGCGGCACGCCGCCAGCACCACGCACGCATACGTTGCATAACATCAGTCTTCTCAAGCCCTGCCAACAGGCAAGTTTACAGGAAGTCATGGCGTTCATTGAGCGCGATACCCTGTATGGACGTGGCTGTGGATTGGTTGATATATGCTTATTGGCCTCAACGCTGATAACGCCAGATGCCAGGTTGTGGACATTGGATAAGCGGCTGGCGAGCCTGGCAGACACTATGGGGGTTGGCTGTCAGCCCACCATGTATTGA
- a CDS encoding DHHA1 domain-containing protein, producing MNARQDLPLSVTQPRLEPRPLDETVYARAQAEGLNELQARLLASRLPGYQGELAPLVAPSLRYLAHPEKLADGRRAAERIAQAVTEGESIGILTDYDVDGITSHVVIRRTLVELFGVPEARLHSLIGHRIHDGYGISLPLVERTLGLSPRPTLVITADCGSSDEPRIARLKEAGIDVVVSDHHALAVEGPPDSAYACVNPTRSDCAYPDKTIAGCMVAWLVMSLARSVLIEWGALSEATPKLSPWLSYVALGTVADCVSLGGSPANRAVVSQGLTLINRMDAACWRAMAQRLGQDSVPFNAETLAFQMGPRINARSRLDDPYAALHFMLAESDAIANRQLDVLDDDNQSRKAIEADMAQEARALAAVELAADATALIVLLEDGHPGVQGIVASRLVQAYGRPALVLTRAAQPGMLTGSGRSIDGLHLRDALQRAYELAPEALPRFGGHSGAAGVGVPREQLAAFKAAFLQAVNEQLGDTPLYPRLWTDGELASQQLTLATLNDIDVLGPYGREFDPPLFEGRFIVEALRPVGADGSHLMMELSNGPVTCKAIWFRALTPGELPPFDVGDTLHCAYKLNRNRWRGRESLQLMVEHASLV from the coding sequence ATGAATGCACGCCAGGATCTACCGTTAAGTGTGACGCAGCCCCGCCTTGAACCGCGTCCGCTTGATGAGACAGTCTACGCTCGAGCACAGGCCGAAGGCCTGAATGAACTTCAGGCGCGCCTGCTGGCGTCACGCTTGCCCGGCTATCAGGGCGAGTTGGCGCCCCTGGTGGCGCCGAGCCTGCGCTATCTTGCTCATCCTGAAAAACTGGCCGATGGCCGCCGTGCGGCGGAACGCATTGCCCAGGCGGTGACCGAGGGTGAGTCGATCGGAATTCTGACCGACTACGACGTGGACGGGATTACCTCACACGTTGTGATCCGGCGCACCCTGGTCGAGCTTTTCGGTGTGCCGGAAGCCAGGCTACATAGCCTGATCGGCCATCGTATCCACGACGGCTACGGCATCAGCCTGCCCTTGGTGGAGCGCACCTTGGGCCTTTCGCCACGCCCGACTCTGGTGATTACCGCTGATTGCGGCAGCTCCGATGAGCCACGTATTGCGCGCCTCAAAGAGGCCGGTATTGACGTGGTGGTCAGCGACCACCACGCCCTGGCGGTTGAAGGGCCGCCAGACTCTGCCTATGCCTGCGTCAACCCGACTCGCAGCGACTGCGCCTACCCGGATAAAACCATTGCCGGTTGTATGGTGGCGTGGCTTGTGATGTCGCTGGCGCGCAGCGTACTGATTGAATGGGGCGCTTTGTCAGAGGCTACACCCAAGCTTTCGCCATGGCTTTCCTATGTGGCTCTGGGGACGGTGGCTGACTGCGTTTCCCTGGGTGGCAGCCCGGCCAACCGTGCCGTGGTCAGCCAGGGGTTGACCCTGATCAATCGTATGGATGCGGCCTGCTGGCGGGCCATGGCGCAACGCCTGGGCCAGGATAGCGTGCCGTTTAATGCTGAGACCCTGGCCTTTCAGATGGGGCCACGCATCAATGCCCGCTCGCGCCTGGATGACCCTTACGCGGCGCTGCATTTCATGCTCGCCGAAAGTGATGCGATCGCCAATCGTCAGCTGGATGTGTTGGATGATGATAATCAGTCGCGCAAAGCCATTGAAGCAGATATGGCCCAAGAGGCACGCGCCCTGGCCGCTGTGGAACTGGCGGCAGACGCCACAGCGCTGATTGTGCTTCTAGAAGACGGCCACCCTGGGGTGCAGGGCATCGTGGCCTCGCGCCTGGTGCAGGCCTACGGGCGCCCGGCACTGGTACTGACCCGGGCCGCCCAGCCGGGCATGCTCACCGGCTCCGGCCGCTCGATAGATGGCCTGCACCTGCGCGATGCCCTGCAGCGTGCCTATGAGCTGGCGCCAGAGGCCTTGCCACGCTTCGGGGGCCATAGTGGGGCGGCGGGTGTTGGCGTGCCCAGGGAGCAACTGGCAGCCTTTAAAGCGGCTTTCCTGCAGGCAGTGAATGAACAACTCGGTGATACGCCGCTCTACCCAAGGTTGTGGACTGATGGTGAACTGGCTAGCCAGCAATTGACCTTGGCTACCTTGAATGACATTGACGTTCTGGGCCCTTATGGCCGCGAGTTTGACCCGCCGCTATTCGAAGGCCGTTTTATCGTAGAAGCGCTGCGCCCGGTAGGGGCCGATGGTTCGCACCTGATGATGGAACTCTCCAACGGGCCGGTGACCTGCAAGGCGATCTGGTTTCGTGCCCTGACGCCAGGAGAGTTACCCCCTTTCGATGTGGGCGATACGCTGCACTGTGCCTATAAGCTCAACCGTAACCGCTGGCGCGGCCGCGAGTCACTCCAGCTGATGGTGGAACACGCCAGCCTGGTCTGA
- a CDS encoding YitT family protein, translating to MRDDNLPQDPHQPYEDVMAMLLGTLFVALGVTLYTQAVLLTGSTAGMALLFNYLTGWGFGVWFFAINLPFYYLAIKRMGWSFTLRTFVAIGLVSVFSELTQRWVTFESVPSLYAAIMGGALIGVGMLMLFRHRTSLGGINILALYLQQRHGWRAGYVQLGIDGLILLVALTQLPLDRVGYSVIGAVTLNLIIALNHKPGRYIGVS from the coding sequence ATGCGTGACGACAATTTACCTCAAGATCCGCATCAACCTTATGAAGATGTCATGGCCATGCTGTTGGGTACGCTGTTTGTGGCTCTTGGCGTGACGCTCTATACCCAGGCGGTACTGCTAACGGGCAGCACGGCCGGGATGGCGCTGCTGTTTAACTATCTGACCGGCTGGGGCTTCGGGGTATGGTTTTTCGCTATTAATCTGCCGTTCTACTATCTGGCGATCAAACGCATGGGCTGGAGTTTTACCCTGCGTACCTTTGTGGCTATCGGTCTGGTTTCGGTGTTTTCGGAATTGACTCAGCGCTGGGTGACGTTTGAGTCAGTGCCATCACTTTACGCCGCTATCATGGGCGGTGCCCTGATTGGCGTGGGCATGCTGATGCTGTTTCGCCATCGTACCAGCCTCGGCGGCATCAATATTCTGGCGCTTTATCTACAGCAGCGCCACGGCTGGCGCGCAGGCTATGTACAGTTGGGGATTGATGGCCTGATCCTGCTGGTGGCCTTGACTCAACTACCGCTGGACAGGGTGGGCTACTCGGTGATTGGCGCCGTCACATTGAATCTGATCATTGCCCTCAACCACAAGCCTGGGCGTTATATCGGGGTGAGTTGA
- a CDS encoding homoserine dehydrogenase encodes MKPVRVGICGLGTVGGGTFNVLTRNADDIARRAGRPIVIEQVGHRSIHPNCDITGIKATTDVFEVARNPDIDVVVEAIGGYDIARQLVLTAIENGKHVVTANKALIAVHGNEIFQAAHEKGVIVAFEAAVAGGIPVIKSLREGLGANRIEWVAGIINGTGNYILTHMRDEGRAFEDVLAEAQALGYAESDPTFDVEGIDAAHKLTILASIAYGVPLQFEKAYTEGISRITAEDVEQADNLGYIIKHLGISKRTENGLELRVHPALIPKDRLLANVHGVKNAIEVMGDAVGPTLYYGAGAGAEPTASAVVADILDVARDIATDHHYRVPYLAFSGVGQDVNAVPIMPMEDITTAYYLRLLAVDRPGVLARVATILAEQGISIEALIQKESPDGDLVPIILMTHRTKEKQMNEAIREIESMADIPGTITRIRVETLDEGE; translated from the coding sequence TTGAAACCGGTGAGAGTAGGTATCTGTGGCTTGGGTACGGTGGGTGGCGGCACCTTCAATGTGCTGACACGCAACGCGGATGATATTGCCCGTCGTGCAGGGCGCCCCATTGTCATTGAGCAGGTCGGGCATCGCAGTATTCACCCGAACTGTGATATCACCGGCATCAAGGCCACCACGGATGTTTTCGAAGTTGCCCGCAACCCTGATATCGACGTCGTGGTTGAGGCCATTGGCGGCTATGATATTGCCCGCCAGCTGGTGTTGACGGCGATCGAAAACGGCAAGCATGTGGTCACGGCCAACAAGGCGCTGATTGCCGTGCATGGCAATGAAATCTTCCAGGCCGCCCATGAGAAAGGCGTTATTGTCGCTTTTGAAGCCGCCGTGGCCGGCGGTATTCCGGTGATCAAGTCGCTGCGCGAAGGCCTGGGCGCCAACCGCATTGAGTGGGTTGCCGGTATCATCAATGGCACGGGTAATTATATCCTGACCCATATGCGTGATGAAGGCCGGGCCTTTGAGGACGTGCTGGCCGAAGCCCAGGCATTGGGCTATGCCGAGTCCGATCCGACCTTTGATGTGGAAGGCATTGATGCTGCCCACAAGCTGACTATCCTGGCCTCGATTGCCTATGGGGTACCGCTGCAGTTCGAGAAAGCCTACACCGAAGGCATTTCACGGATTACCGCTGAAGACGTTGAGCAGGCAGATAACCTGGGCTACATCATCAAGCACCTGGGGATTTCCAAGCGCACCGAAAACGGCCTTGAGCTGCGTGTTCACCCTGCACTGATACCCAAAGATCGCCTGCTGGCCAACGTTCACGGCGTCAAAAATGCCATTGAAGTCATGGGCGATGCCGTCGGCCCAACCCTTTACTACGGTGCCGGTGCGGGTGCGGAGCCAACGGCTTCAGCGGTGGTTGCGGATATTCTCGACGTTGCCCGGGATATCGCCACAGACCATCACTATCGTGTGCCTTACCTGGCCTTCAGCGGTGTGGGTCAGGACGTCAATGCCGTGCCGATCATGCCGATGGAAGACATCACCACGGCCTACTATCTGCGTCTGTTGGCCGTTGACCGCCCGGGTGTGCTTGCGCGAGTGGCAACTATCCTCGCCGAGCAGGGCATTTCGATTGAAGCGTTGATTCAGAAAGAATCGCCAGATGGCGATCTGGTGCCGATCATCCTGATGACCCATCGCACCAAGGAAAAACAGATGAACGAAGCTATCCGTGAAATTGAATCCATGGCGGATATTCCCGGTACGATCACCCGTATCCGTGTTGAAACCCTGGACGAAGGAGAGTAA